The following nucleotide sequence is from Chrysiogenia bacterium.
CAACAGGTTAAGAGTCGCTTGCGGGGGAGAGAAAAATGAAGGCTGTTTATTCTGCATCCGGCAGCACGGCCACCCGGTGGATGATGCGCTCAAGCACGTGGAGGGTGTCCTCGTCGATGTCCTCGAAGCGAACCCCCATGCCGGGGCCGGCGTTCTCGTGCTGCTCGCCGGGGCGGTTGACCCAGACGACGGTGCCGCTCACGTGCAGGCTGCTGCGGCCGAGCTGCTCGGCTTCTTCTTCGGGGAGGCGGAATACGAGGTCGAGTTCGGTCTCGACATCGAAAGGAGTTTCGGATTTCAGGAAGATGCCCGAACGCGAGAGATTCCCGGCGTACTCCACCAGGTAGTCCTCGTCCGAATCGGCGGGCCGCATCTTCACGGCCATGTTCTCGACCTCATGGCGGGGGTCGTCGCGCCGGTTGACGATGTAGGAAAGCCTCGTCCCCATCTTCGCTCCGCTCGGTTGCTTCGCTTCCTGTAAGTAGCGATTTACTACAGCCGCGCGTCCCGGAGCAAACGGCGCTTACCCGGTCCCCCTGCCCCCGGCGGCGATTCCCGGCTAGGATGAGACCCATGCTGAACCTGCCCACCAGTGTGAAGATCTTCGAGCAGGCGCCCCGCGACGGGCTCCAGGATGTTGGGGACTTCGTCCCAACGGCGAAGAAGGCCGCGCTCGTGCGCCTGCTGGCCGGGAGCGGCGTGGCCGGGATCAGCGTGACGAGCTTCGTCCATCCCAAATGGGTTCCCCAGATGGCCGATGCCGAGGACCTGCTGCGAGAGCTGGGCCCTGCGCCTGCGGGAGTCGTTTATTCCGCCGTCGCCCCCAACGAGAAGGCCCTGCTGCGCCTCATCGAGCTGCCCGAGGAGATCCGCCCCTCGCGTGTGGGGGTTCCGTTTTCAGCGAGCGAGACCTTCCAGCGGCGCAACGTGAACCGCACGACCGAAGAAACCCTGCGCGAGATCGGGCGCCTGGTTGCGCTCGGTCACAAGCACGGCGTCGAAGTGACCAGCGCCATATCCATGGCCTTTGGCTGTCCCTATGAAGGCGACGTCCCGGCCTCCGCCGTGGTCCGTGCGGCCGACGCGCTCTGGACCGAGGGTGTGCGCAGCATCTCGCTGGCCGATACCACCGGCACTTCGAACCCGCTCATGATCAAGGAAATCTGCGGCGCGGTCATCGGCGAGCTGCCCGAGGCCGACATCGGCCTGCACATCCACGACTCACGTGGGATGGGCCTTGCCTGCGTGCTCGCCGCACTGGAAGTCGGCATCACGCGGCTGGACGGAAGCGCCGGCGGAATCGGCGGCTGCCCGTACGCCAGGGGCGCGCGCGGAAACATCGCCACCGAGGACCTCGTGCACATGCTTCACGAAATGGGAATCCACACGGGCGTGGATCTGGGAAAGATTCTTCAGGCGGCGAAGTTCATCGACGAAGAGCTCGGCCTGCCCGTCGCCAGTCAAGTCTACCGTGCCGGGCCCGTGCGGCACGAACCGGCGCCTGAAGCAGACACCTGCGACTAAAGAAGGGCGAGGCATGCCTCGCCCTTCCGGTCATTCCTAGAATGCCGCGCGGATCGCGCCGATGAGGCCGCCGACGAGCAGCACCATCTCGGAGAGGAACGTCACGAGGAAACCGTTCGAGCGCTTCTTCGCCTCTTCGTAGTAGCTCACCGCATACCAGGCGCGCCCGGCGATAAAGGCCAGCCCGACCACTGCCGCCCAGGTGCCGTCCACGTAGGCCGCAAACAGGTAGAGCGCCGGCAGAAAGACGATGAGCTGCTCGGCCGTGTTCTGCTGCACGCGGTAGTAGCGTTCGAACTTGGGGTCCCCGGTGGTGGCCGGCGCCTGGATCTTGCACTCGCCGCGCATCTTTCCGACCAGCAGAATAAAGACGTAGTATTCGAGCAGTGCCAGCACCGCCACGATGGAGGCATAGGCCATTCCGGGGTCACTTGCCGCCTTGCGAAGTCCTTCGAACATGAGTTTCTCCCTTTCGCTCGCCCGAACTTTTTAGAACAATCCCGGATCCGTGTATTCCCCAAAGACCCCGCGCAGCGTGTCGCAGATCTCGCCGATGCTGGCGTAGCTGCGGGCGGCCTCCAGAATCGGTGGCATGAGGTTGGCGTCCCCGCGGGCGGCTTTCTCGAGCTTGGCGAGCGAGTCCTTGACCGCGCTCTGGTTGCGCCCTGCCTTCACCTTCTTGAGTTTCTCGACCTGCCGGCTCTCGTCGGCGTCGGTGATCTCGAGGATCTCGATCTTGTGATCTTCCTCGGGCGGCACGACGTACTTGTTCACGCCGACCATCACCTTGTCGCCTGACTCCATCTGCCGCTGGAAGTGAAGCGCCGCCTTGGAGATTTCCTCCTGCGGGAAGCCCTCTTCAATGGCCGGGATCATGCCGCCCATGTCGTCGAGGCGCTTGAAGTAGGAAAGGCATTCCTCTTCGAGTTCGTCTGTGAGCTTCTCGACAAACCAGCTCCCACCCAGCGGATCGATGGTGTGCACGACGCCCGTCTCTTCGAGGATGAGCTGCTGCGTGCGAAGCGCCACCGTGGCCGCCGTCTTCGTGGGCAGCGAGAGTGTCTCGTCCATGGAGTTGGTGTGCAGCGACTGGGTGCCGCCCAGCACGGCGGCCAGTGCCTGCAGCGCGGTGCGCGCGACGTTGTTGAGGGGCTGCTGCGCGGTGAGCGAGCAGCCGGCCGTCTGCGTGTGGAAGCGCAGCATCATCGAGCGCGGGTCTTTTGCACCGAAACGCTCCTTCATCTCGCGCGCCCAGATGCGGCGGGCGGCGCGGAACTTTGCGATCTCTTCGAAGAAGTCGCTGTGGGAGTTGAAGAAGAAGCTGAAGCGCGGCGCCACGTCGTCGACACTGAGCCCGGCCTCGACCGAGTGCTTCACGTATTCGAGCCCGTCATAGAGCGTAAACGCCAGTTCCTGCGCGGCGGTGCTGCCGGCCTCGCGGATGTGGTAGCCCGAAATCGAAACGGTATTCCAGCGCGGCACGGCCTCGGTGCAGAAGGTCACGAAGTCTGTAAAGATCCGCATGCTCGGGCGCGGCGGGAAGATCCAGGTCTTCTGCGCAATGTACTCTTTAAGGATGTCGTTCTGCGTCGTGCCGCCGAGCTTCTTCCAGTCGGCGCCCTGCTTCTGCGCGACGGCCAGGTAGAAGGCCAGGTTGATCGCCGCAGGCGCATTGGTGGTCATGCTCGTCGTGATGGGTTCGAGCTCGATCCCGTCGAAGAGAGTCTCCATGTCCGCGAGCGTATCGATGGCCACGCCGCAGCGGCCCACTTCGCCGCGCGAGCGCGGATCATCGCTGTCGCGGCCCATGAGGTTGGGCAGGTGGAAGGCCACCGAGAGCCCGTCCTGGCCGTTGGCGAGCAGATACTTGTAGCGCTCGTTGGTTTCCTCGGCCGTGCCGAAGCCCGAGAACAGGCGGATGGTCCAGGGCTTGCCGCGATAGCCGGTGGGATGAATGCTGCGGGTGTAGGGATACTGCCCCGGCCAGGCGATCTCGCTCTGGAAGTCGCGCGCGCCGTCGTCGTCGGGTCCGTACACGCGCTCAATGGGCTTGTCCGAGAGCGTCGTGAAGCGGGCATCGCGCTCGGGGCGTTTGCCCAGCACGCCGGCCAGTTCCTCGGCCGTCCAGCTCTCCTTGGACTCGATGATCTTCTGTAGTTCTTCGCGCGAATACAGCGACATATTAAATCCTGTCACCCGTCGCAGGGCGGGCGAGGCATGCCTCGCCCCTACACAATTACGTGCAGCGACACGCTGGGCCGGGTGATCTCCTCCTGGCAATTAACTCGGTTTGGGGTCACCGGAATGTACCCCTCGTAGGGGCGAGGCATGCCTCGCCCGACGGGGGCAACGTGGCCACTCTAGTGGACCGCCGCCGAGGCGTCGACCGACCCGGACACGTTGAACAACGGCCGCTGACGCGAGAGTCAGCTTCGCGGTTTGAGGACGTGAACGTCGGCGCCCTCGCCCTCTTCGGCCTCGGCGTTCATGGGGACGGTCTCGACGATCTCGAGATCGAAGCCTTCCAGAGCCGGAATGCGACGCGGGTTGTTGGTCAGCAGGCGCATTTTCTTCACGCCCAGGTCGGCGAGAATCTGCGCGCCCAGCCCGTACTCGCGCAGGTGGTCGGGCATGTCGGAGTGGGAAGAGGCGTCCACCGGCTCGGTGATCTTGTTCTCGCCGTGGGCCTGGGCTTCGCGCAGGACGTCGCCGATGCGGCGCGGGGCGCGCCCCTGCATGCTCAGGCACAGCACCACGCCGGCACCCTCGGACTCGACGCGGTCGAGCGCTTCGCCCAGCGAGTCCTTGTTCCACCGGCCGATCTGGTTGAGCAATTCGTTCAGAACAGAGGTCGACTGCACGCGCACCAGCGTGGGCGTGTCGGGCGAGACCTCACCCTTCACAAAGGCGAGGTGTTCGATGTTATTGACGTTGCTGCGGTAGACCACCATGTGGAAGTCGCCGAACTTGAGCGGCACATCCGCCTCGGCGTAGCGCTCGACGAGCTGCTCTTTTACGCGGCGATACTTGATCAGATCCGCCACTGAGACGATGACCAGCCCGAAGCGCTCGGCTACCACTTCGAGGTCCGGGCGGCGCGCCATGGTGCCGTCCTCGTTCATGATCTCACAGATGACGCCGGCCGGGGCGAGTCCCGCCAGCCGGGCCAGGTCGACCGAGCCCTCGGTCTGCCCGGTGCGCTGAAGCACGCCGCCGGGCTTGGCAATGAGCGGGAACACGTGACCCGGACGCGCCAGGTCTTCGGGGCGGCAGTCCTCGCGCACAGCGGTAAGGATCGTCGTCGCACGGTCGGCGGCGCTGATGCCGGTGGTCACACCCTCGCGCGCTTCAATGGAAACGGTGAACGCCGTGGAGAACTGCGCGGTGTTGTGCTCGACCATGGGGCGCAAGTGGAGCTTGCCGGCCTTCTCGTCGGTCAGGGAGAGACAGATGAGCCCGCGCCCGTGGGTGGCCATGAAGTTGATGGCCTCGGGCGTGATCTTCTCGGCGGCGTAGACGAAATCGCCCTCGTTCTCGCGGTCCTCATCGTCGACGAGGATGACGGGCTTTCCCTGGCGAATGTCTTCAATGGCCTGCTCAACACGCGAAAACGGCATGGATGGGGTGCCTCCGGAATGATCGCGGGCGGGGGACCCGGCACGTGTGCCGGGGGCCTGATGCTCCGCGTCAATCGGGAGCCTAGCGCAGGATGGGGGTTGGGGGAAAGGGCTGTTACCTGCCTCCTGAGCGCGTCTCCCAACGCTGAGGGTTGGTGAGGATGTATTCGCGAATCTGCTGGAGTTCTTCTTCGTCGCGAATGATTCGCTCATGGTAGTTCCGCTGCCATACCGGGGCACCGAGCGTCCCGCGGTACTGGTTGATCTTTCGCGCACTTGCCGATTTCAGTGATCCAATGATGGCGCCCAACGACGCATCCGTATCACCCCTCGTAGGGGCGAGGCATGCCTCGCCCTTCCCTCTGTGGGAGTCCGGCACAAGATTCACCAACAGAATTCCATGCACGTGATCGGGCATAACAATAAAGCAATCCGTAGTCACACCCACAAAATGCCGTGGCAACTCTCGCCAGCATTGGCTCACGATGCGTCCGAAATCCGAATGCACGACGGCCGAATTTCGAACTTCGCCAAGCAGGCATGCACGTTCGCTGGTGCAGACTGTAATGAAATAGGCCCCATGTTTTGCGTAGTTGTATCCCTGCAGGCGAATCGACCGACGACGGGGTTGGAAGGAATCACGAATCATGGGATGATTCCAAGCAAAATCCGCACCATCCGCACAGTCGCGGGCGAGGCATGCCTCGCCCCTACAGGTGTTGGTGCGTGCAACGCCTTGAACCGCGCCCCCTACCCCTCGCGTGTCTCCAGGGTGAGCTGTTCGAGCAGCTCGATGGTCTCTTTGGAATTTCTTGGAGTCGGCAAATTCTGCAGCACCGCCCAGATGCGGCGGCCGCGCTCCAGGGCGGTGCGCACCTGGGGCGGGAGGTTTTCGCCGCGATGGAGGTTCGGCGAGGCGGTGCGAATCTTCTCGCGGGCTTTTTCGATCTCGCGCGGGAGGGTTTCGAGCTCCCCCACGGTGGCGAACTCCGGCGAGAGGCCCGTGATCATGGAGTTGTCGTTACCGCCCACCTTGCTGCGCGCATCGTTCTTGTAGATGATGAGCGGCTTGCCCGCGGTCCAGGCCACGGCGGTCTCGACGACGCCGCCTTCGTCTGGGACGCGGCCGTTCATGTTGAAGACCAGCGCATCGCAGACTTCCACGATCTGATAGATGTCCAGGCAGAAGATGGCCCGGTTGATGGCCCGGGTGAGTTTGCTCACCCCCGGCAGATTGGCCGCCGGGTTATTCGCCGAGCCGAGCACGAAGCGCTCGATCCCGTCGCGATGAGGCAGAAACGTGGCGTAGCCCGATTCCTCGAAAATCCGGGCGACCTGAGACATGCCGGCCCGCTCCTCGGGACAGAAGAGCGGGCCGGAACAGTAGATGCATCCCTTGCTCAAGCTTACTCGCCGGCCTTCTTCTTCACGGGCTTGCGCATCACCAGGTCATCGACGCCGACCTTGCAGCCCTGCGTGACGGCCAGGCCGATCACCCCGTGGTCGAAGCGCTCGTCGGTGAATCCGGCGATGAACTTGTCATTGAGGTAGAGCTCCACGTCGGGGCCCACTGCAACGATGCGGACCATGTTTTCGTCGCCATCATCGACTTCCATACCGATGGAGGTCGTGTTTTCCTGAATCCACTTGCGATGGCCGTCGACCCAGGCGAAAAAGTCGTAGGTATTGTCCTGATAGAACTTCACCACGTAGGAATTTT
It contains:
- a CDS encoding hydroxymethylglutaryl-CoA lyase yields the protein MLNLPTSVKIFEQAPRDGLQDVGDFVPTAKKAALVRLLAGSGVAGISVTSFVHPKWVPQMADAEDLLRELGPAPAGVVYSAVAPNEKALLRLIELPEEIRPSRVGVPFSASETFQRRNVNRTTEETLREIGRLVALGHKHGVEVTSAISMAFGCPYEGDVPASAVVRAADALWTEGVRSISLADTTGTSNPLMIKEICGAVIGELPEADIGLHIHDSRGMGLACVLAALEVGITRLDGSAGGIGGCPYARGARGNIATEDLVHMLHEMGIHTGVDLGKILQAAKFIDEELGLPVASQVYRAGPVRHEPAPEADTCD
- a CDS encoding MAPEG family protein; this translates as MAYASIVAVLALLEYYVFILLVGKMRGECKIQAPATTGDPKFERYYRVQQNTAEQLIVFLPALYLFAAYVDGTWAAVVGLAFIAGRAWYAVSYYEEAKKRSNGFLVTFLSEMVLLVGGLIGAIRAAF
- the ribB gene encoding 3,4-dihydroxy-2-butanone-4-phosphate synthase, encoding MPFSRVEQAIEDIRQGKPVILVDDEDRENEGDFVYAAEKITPEAINFMATHGRGLICLSLTDEKAGKLHLRPMVEHNTAQFSTAFTVSIEAREGVTTGISAADRATTILTAVREDCRPEDLARPGHVFPLIAKPGGVLQRTGQTEGSVDLARLAGLAPAGVICEIMNEDGTMARRPDLEVVAERFGLVIVSVADLIKYRRVKEQLVERYAEADVPLKFGDFHMVVYRSNVNNIEHLAFVKGEVSPDTPTLVRVQSTSVLNELLNQIGRWNKDSLGEALDRVESEGAGVVLCLSMQGRAPRRIGDVLREAQAHGENKITEPVDASSHSDMPDHLREYGLGAQILADLGVKKMRLLTNNPRRIPALEGFDLEIVETVPMNAEAEEGEGADVHVLKPRS
- a CDS encoding nucleoside 2-deoxyribosyltransferase produces the protein MSKGCIYCSGPLFCPEERAGMSQVARIFEESGYATFLPHRDGIERFVLGSANNPAANLPGVSKLTRAINRAIFCLDIYQIVEVCDALVFNMNGRVPDEGGVVETAVAWTAGKPLIIYKNDARSKVGGNDNSMITGLSPEFATVGELETLPREIEKAREKIRTASPNLHRGENLPPQVRTALERGRRIWAVLQNLPTPRNSKETIELLEQLTLETREG
- a CDS encoding PilZ domain-containing protein; amino-acid sequence: MGTRLSYIVNRRDDPRHEVENMAVKMRPADSDEDYLVEYAGNLSRSGIFLKSETPFDVETELDLVFRLPEEEAEQLGRSSLHVSGTVVWVNRPGEQHENAGPGMGVRFEDIDEDTLHVLERIIHRVAVLPDAE
- a CDS encoding methylmalonyl-CoA mutase family protein is translated as MSLYSREELQKIIESKESWTAEELAGVLGKRPERDARFTTLSDKPIERVYGPDDDGARDFQSEIAWPGQYPYTRSIHPTGYRGKPWTIRLFSGFGTAEETNERYKYLLANGQDGLSVAFHLPNLMGRDSDDPRSRGEVGRCGVAIDTLADMETLFDGIELEPITTSMTTNAPAAINLAFYLAVAQKQGADWKKLGGTTQNDILKEYIAQKTWIFPPRPSMRIFTDFVTFCTEAVPRWNTVSISGYHIREAGSTAAQELAFTLYDGLEYVKHSVEAGLSVDDVAPRFSFFFNSHSDFFEEIAKFRAARRIWAREMKERFGAKDPRSMMLRFHTQTAGCSLTAQQPLNNVARTALQALAAVLGGTQSLHTNSMDETLSLPTKTAATVALRTQQLILEETGVVHTIDPLGGSWFVEKLTDELEEECLSYFKRLDDMGGMIPAIEEGFPQEEISKAALHFQRQMESGDKVMVGVNKYVVPPEEDHKIEILEITDADESRQVEKLKKVKAGRNQSAVKDSLAKLEKAARGDANLMPPILEAARSYASIGEICDTLRGVFGEYTDPGLF
- a CDS encoding transposase, with the protein product MIRDSFQPRRRSIRLQGYNYAKHGAYFITVCTSERACLLGEVRNSAVVHSDFGRIVSQCWRELPRHFVGVTTDCFIVMPDHVHGILLVNLVPDSHRGKGEACLAPTRGDTDASLGAIIGSLKSASARKINQYRGTLGAPVWQRNYHERIIRDEEELQQIREYILTNPQRWETRSGGR